In Paracoccus aminophilus JCM 7686, a single window of DNA contains:
- a CDS encoding phage tail protein encodes MPQVGAWLVATWSAQTVVGFALRTAAAIALNMAVAKVTQPKGPKPRDLQTELRDSNAQRIRHLGRVRASGAAMFWDWAQVGGQRRLFKLLAMGQGGISAVETVWLNDKEVTLSGTAVTSKPYDGVVSIDWRSGQSALQSGGAYAALQAAFPGWTPNHRLRGVGTILGTFDAVKGDKISEIYSGGDPQISALIKGDACHNPITGDATWSDNIAVQARDVLTHPSYGPLRLADLDTASFAQAIADCEDPIPRKAPGTARRYIGGGSYALSEPVVDVLRRLEDASAGRFYITSEGKLGFRVGKWRAPNYTIREEHIVSLDIGPGSGEFERVTTLVPKYVAPEIGWQQTSADPWDDAAALALYGESAAKEIDFPWVQSHGQARRLAKIKMAKLNPSWRATVRLRFWGLLLLEEETVRLHLPELGLINASAWIDGFAFDAEGDDGVVTVQLIAADPASFSWTAAEEGDPPSVPEKVEPGQQLLAAPVISSLTIANNDGPPYIRIEVDPIDGPYYLGGYYRRAGSSFRYGLEVQDIRVGGKLVARSLPNADRGEYEIGIGWYSARPDSGAAPGGNDAASEITTVTGIEVVANTTPPDAPQIISKSGTAGGTLTVIMAPDLGANYYRTGLWRAAPAAPFSAAVFQRWNYDTSSEVAITASIPSEGARYWLRSENQSGKTSAEVLVGQYLP; translated from the coding sequence ATGCCACAAGTTGGGGCTTGGCTGGTGGCGACATGGAGCGCCCAAACGGTCGTGGGCTTTGCTCTGCGCACGGCAGCCGCCATCGCGTTGAATATGGCGGTGGCCAAAGTCACCCAGCCGAAAGGGCCAAAGCCGCGCGATCTGCAGACCGAATTGCGCGACAGCAACGCGCAGCGCATCCGCCATCTTGGCCGGGTGCGCGCCTCGGGCGCCGCGATGTTCTGGGATTGGGCGCAGGTCGGCGGTCAGCGACGGCTCTTCAAGCTCTTGGCGATGGGGCAGGGCGGGATCTCGGCGGTTGAGACGGTGTGGCTCAATGACAAGGAGGTCACACTCTCAGGGACTGCGGTGACCAGCAAACCCTATGACGGCGTGGTCAGCATCGACTGGCGCTCTGGCCAGAGCGCCCTGCAATCGGGCGGGGCCTATGCTGCGCTGCAGGCAGCGTTTCCGGGCTGGACGCCGAACCACCGGCTGCGCGGGGTCGGCACGATCTTGGGCACCTTCGATGCGGTCAAGGGCGACAAGATCTCGGAGATCTATAGCGGGGGCGATCCGCAGATATCGGCGCTGATCAAGGGCGATGCTTGCCACAACCCGATCACCGGCGACGCGACCTGGTCCGACAATATCGCCGTGCAGGCGCGGGATGTGCTGACCCATCCGAGCTATGGCCCGCTGCGGCTCGCCGATCTCGACACGGCCTCTTTCGCCCAGGCCATTGCCGATTGCGAGGATCCGATCCCGCGCAAGGCACCGGGCACCGCGCGGCGCTATATCGGCGGCGGCAGCTATGCCCTGTCCGAACCGGTGGTCGATGTCCTGCGCCGCCTCGAGGATGCTTCTGCGGGCCGGTTCTACATCACCAGCGAGGGCAAGCTCGGCTTTCGGGTCGGCAAATGGCGCGCGCCGAACTACACGATCCGGGAGGAGCATATCGTCAGCCTCGACATCGGGCCGGGCTCTGGCGAGTTCGAGCGCGTCACCACGCTGGTGCCCAAATATGTTGCGCCCGAAATCGGCTGGCAGCAGACCAGCGCTGATCCTTGGGATGATGCTGCGGCGCTGGCGCTTTATGGCGAGAGCGCGGCGAAAGAGATCGACTTCCCTTGGGTGCAGAGCCACGGGCAGGCGCGGCGGCTTGCCAAGATCAAGATGGCCAAGCTCAATCCGAGTTGGCGGGCGACGGTGCGGTTGCGCTTCTGGGGGCTGTTGCTCCTCGAAGAAGAAACCGTGCGCCTGCATCTGCCCGAGCTTGGGCTGATTAATGCGAGCGCCTGGATCGACGGCTTTGCCTTTGACGCCGAGGGCGATGACGGCGTGGTCACGGTCCAGCTGATCGCGGCAGATCCGGCGAGCTTTAGCTGGACTGCCGCGGAGGAGGGCGACCCACCCTCGGTCCCGGAGAAAGTCGAGCCCGGTCAGCAGCTTCTCGCGGCGCCGGTGATCTCCTCCCTGACAATCGCCAACAATGACGGGCCGCCCTATATCCGCATCGAGGTCGATCCGATTGACGGGCCGTATTATCTCGGCGGCTATTACCGGCGCGCGGGCTCGAGCTTTCGCTATGGGCTCGAGGTGCAGGACATCCGGGTGGGCGGCAAGCTCGTCGCGCGGAGCCTGCCCAATGCCGATCGCGGCGAATATGAGATTGGCATCGGCTGGTATAGCGCGCGCCCAGATAGCGGCGCGGCGCCGGGCGGCAATGATGCGGCCTCAGAAATCACGACGGTGACGGGCATCGAGGTTGTCGCCAATACCACGCCTCCCGATGCGCCGCAGATCATCAGCAAGTCCGGGACGGCTGGCGGCACGCTGACGGTGATCATGGCTCCGGATCTCGGCGCCAATTACTACCGCACCGGACTGTGGCGCGCCGCGCCAGCCGCGCCGTTCAGCGCGGCGGTCTTCCAGCGCTGGAATTACGACACCTCGTCCGAGGTCGCGATCACGGCCAGCATCCCGTCCGAGGGCGCGCGCTACTGGCTCAGATCGGAAAACCAAAGCGGCAAGACCTCGGCTGAGGTGCTTGTCGGCCAATATCTCCCCTAA